A portion of the Pseudomonas sp. PSE14 genome contains these proteins:
- a CDS encoding VacJ family lipoprotein has protein sequence MRPLGVQRTKRCLSLLAATCLATIPFLAQAESEDDPWESINRPIFTFNDTLDTYALKPLAQGYQYVTPNFVQDGVHNFFSNIGDVKNLVNDLLQLKVRDAGVDTSRLLFNTTFGLAGFFDVATHMGLRRNDEDFGQTLGHYGVGSGPYVMLPLLGPSTLRDAPSLIPDAYTGPYPYIDNVPVRNTMRGVDIVDTRADLLKSEKLISGDKYNFIRNAYLQNREFKVKDGQVEDDF, from the coding sequence ATGCGCCCACTAGGCGTCCAAAGGACGAAACGCTGCCTCAGCCTGCTCGCTGCTACTTGCCTGGCGACGATTCCTTTCCTGGCCCAGGCCGAGAGCGAGGATGATCCGTGGGAGAGCATCAACCGCCCGATCTTCACTTTCAATGACACCCTGGACACCTATGCGCTCAAGCCGCTGGCACAGGGTTACCAGTACGTCACCCCGAACTTCGTCCAGGACGGTGTGCACAACTTCTTCAGCAACATCGGCGACGTGAAGAACCTGGTCAACGACCTGCTGCAGCTGAAAGTGCGCGACGCCGGCGTCGACACCAGCCGCCTGCTGTTCAACACCACCTTTGGCCTCGCCGGCTTCTTTGACGTCGCTACCCACATGGGCCTGCGCCGCAACGACGAAGACTTCGGCCAGACCCTCGGCCATTACGGCGTGGGCAGCGGCCCCTACGTGATGCTGCCGCTGCTGGGCCCGAGCACCCTGCGCGATGCGCCGTCGCTGATTCCGGATGCCTACACCGGCCCCTATCCGTACATCGACAATGTGCCGGTGCGTAACACCATGCGTGGCGTTGACATCGTCGATACCCGTGCCGACCTGCTGAAGTCCGAGAAGCTGATCAGCGGCGACAAGTACAACTTCATCCGCAACGCCTACCTGCAGAACCGCGAGTTCAAGGTCAAGGACGGCCAGGTCGAAGACGACTTCTGA
- a CDS encoding cupredoxin family protein: protein MSLRHLFCASALAIAASFSLPVLAAAGHGDDFGKPAKAAQATRTVEIKLGDMYFEPNSFEVKTGETVRFLIHNTGSLLHEFNLGSAAMHAAHQKEMQQMMDAGMLTPTGMQHDMSKMDHSKMGHGNMPMGQMMKHDDPNTVLVEPGKTAELTWTFSKATSLEFACNIPGHYQAGMVGKLTVKP, encoded by the coding sequence ATGTCCCTGCGTCATCTGTTCTGTGCTTCCGCCCTGGCCATCGCCGCGAGCTTCAGCCTGCCGGTCCTGGCTGCTGCCGGACATGGCGATGACTTCGGCAAACCGGCCAAGGCCGCGCAGGCCACCCGCACCGTGGAGATCAAGCTGGGAGATATGTACTTCGAGCCGAACAGCTTCGAGGTCAAGACGGGTGAAACCGTGCGTTTCCTCATCCACAACACCGGCAGCCTGCTGCATGAATTCAACCTGGGCAGCGCGGCGATGCACGCCGCCCACCAGAAGGAAATGCAGCAGATGATGGACGCCGGGATGCTCACGCCCACCGGCATGCAGCACGACATGAGCAAGATGGACCACAGCAAGATGGGCCACGGCAACATGCCGATGGGCCAGATGATGAAGCACGATGACCCCAACACCGTACTGGTCGAACCGGGCAAGACCGCCGAACTCACCTGGACCTTCAGCAAGGCCACCAGCCTGGAGTTCGCCTGCAACATCCCCGGGCACTACCAGGCCGGTATGGTCGGCAAGCTGACCGTCAAGCCCTGA
- a CDS encoding ABC transporter ATP-binding protein, with product MSSALSIRQLTKTYGNGFQALKGIDLDVAEGDFFALLGPNGAGKSTTIGILSTLVNKTSGTVNVFGHDLDKDPYGLKRCLGVVPQEFNFNQFEKVFDIVVTQAGYYGIPMSVAKGRAEKYLTQLGLWDKRNSASRELSGGMKRRLMIARALVHEPRLLILDEPTAGVDIELRRSMWNFLTELNGEGISIILTTHYLEEAEQLCRNIAIIDHGTIVENTSMRKLLNKLHVETFYLDLKATLTEAPRLDGYPVRLVDDHTLEVQVDKSMGINGLFAQLNAQGLEVLSLRNKSNRLEELFVSLVEKNLSKVAV from the coding sequence ATTTCTTCGCCCTGCTGGGCCCCAACGGCGCCGGCAAATCCACCACCATCGGCATCCTCTCCACCCTGGTGAACAAGACCAGCGGCACGGTCAACGTGTTCGGCCATGACCTGGACAAGGACCCGTACGGCTTGAAGCGCTGCCTGGGCGTGGTGCCCCAGGAATTCAACTTCAACCAGTTCGAGAAGGTGTTCGACATCGTCGTCACCCAGGCCGGCTACTACGGCATCCCGATGAGCGTGGCCAAGGGGCGCGCCGAGAAGTACCTGACTCAGCTGGGCCTCTGGGACAAGCGCAATTCCGCCTCCCGCGAGCTCTCCGGCGGCATGAAGCGCCGCCTGATGATCGCCCGCGCGCTGGTCCACGAGCCGCGCCTCTTGATCCTCGACGAACCCACCGCCGGCGTGGACATCGAATTGCGCCGCTCGATGTGGAACTTCCTCACCGAGCTCAACGGCGAAGGCATCAGCATCATCCTCACCACGCACTACCTGGAGGAAGCCGAGCAGCTGTGCCGCAACATCGCGATCATCGACCACGGCACCATCGTGGAGAACACCAGCATGCGCAAGCTGCTGAACAAGCTGCACGTGGAGACCTTCTACCTCGACCTGAAGGCGACGTTGACCGAGGCGCCGAGGCTCGACGGCTATCCTGTGCGCCTGGTGGATGACCACACCCTGGAGGTACAGGTGGACAAGTCCATGGGCATCAATGGTCTGTTCGCCCAGCTCAACGCCCAGGGCCTGGAAGTGCTGAGCCTGCGCAACAAGAGCAATCGCCTGGAGGAGCTGTTCGTGTCGCTGGTGGAGAAGAATCTGTCGAAGGTGGCCGTATGA
- the queF gene encoding NADPH-dependent 7-cyano-7-deazaguanine reductase QueF (Catalyzes the NADPH-dependent reduction of 7-cyano-7-deazaguanine (preQ0) to 7-aminomethyl-7-deazaguanine (preQ1) in queuosine biosynthesis) has product MHHPAEHSPLGKSSQYVSTYAPELLFPISRTTKWAELGLTAQTLPYQGVDIWNCYELSWLTASGKPVVAIGEFAIPAQSPNIIESKSFKLYLNSLNQTAFDSAEAVRAVMERDLSAAAGAPVGVRVRSLDEVAGEGVATLEGTCIDDLDLAVDSYDHPRPELLRCDDTRRVDEVLYSHLLKSNCPVTGQPDWGTLVVEYSGPALDAASLLAYVVSFRQHQDFHEQCVERIYLDLLRLLQPAHLTVYARYVRRGGLDINPYRSSAAVQPDNRRLVRQ; this is encoded by the coding sequence ATGCACCATCCCGCCGAACACTCGCCCCTGGGCAAATCCAGCCAATACGTCTCCACCTACGCGCCGGAACTGCTGTTCCCGATTTCCCGGACCACCAAGTGGGCCGAGCTGGGCCTGACTGCGCAAACCTTGCCGTACCAGGGCGTGGACATCTGGAACTGCTACGAGCTGTCCTGGCTGACCGCTTCGGGCAAGCCGGTGGTGGCCATCGGCGAGTTCGCCATTCCTGCGCAATCGCCGAACATCATCGAGTCCAAGTCCTTCAAGCTCTACCTCAACTCGCTGAACCAGACCGCCTTCGACAGTGCTGAAGCCGTACGCGCGGTGATGGAGCGGGACCTGTCCGCCGCAGCCGGCGCGCCAGTGGGCGTGCGCGTGCGCAGCCTGGACGAGGTGGCGGGCGAGGGCGTGGCGACGCTCGAAGGCACCTGCATCGACGACCTGGACCTGGCCGTCGACAGCTACGACCATCCGCGCCCGGAGCTGCTGCGCTGCGACGACACCCGCCGTGTCGACGAAGTGCTCTACAGCCACCTGCTGAAATCCAACTGCCCGGTCACCGGCCAGCCGGACTGGGGCACTCTGGTGGTCGAGTACAGCGGCCCGGCGCTGGACGCCGCGAGCCTGCTGGCCTACGTGGTTTCCTTCCGCCAGCATCAGGACTTCCACGAGCAGTGCGTGGAGCGCATTTACCTCGACCTGCTGCGCCTGTTGCAGCCGGCCCACCTGACCGTCTATGCGCGCTATGTGCGCCGCGGCGGACTGGACATCAATCCCTACCGCAGCAGCGCTGCCGTGCAGCCGGACAACCGCCGGCTGGTTCGCCAGTAA
- a CDS encoding phosphonate degradation HD-domain oxygenase — MKHARHRFIDELAERFASHGAEPYGEAISQAEHALQCATLAERAGCADSLVIAALLHDIGHLYEDPAVLETQDLRHEEFGANLLRELLPESVWQPVRLHVAAKRYLCAVDPAYHASLSWASRQSLALQGGAFDERGATAFISAPYAQDAITLRRLDDLGKDPSMRTPELEHFFPLLERLLRVDRYQAGARAAS, encoded by the coding sequence ATGAAGCACGCTCGCCACCGCTTCATCGATGAACTGGCCGAGCGCTTCGCCAGCCACGGCGCGGAGCCCTACGGCGAGGCCATCAGCCAGGCCGAACACGCCCTCCAATGCGCGACCCTGGCCGAACGCGCCGGCTGCGCTGACAGCCTGGTGATCGCCGCCCTGCTCCACGACATCGGCCATCTTTACGAAGACCCGGCCGTGCTGGAAACCCAGGACCTGCGCCACGAAGAGTTCGGCGCCAACCTGCTGCGCGAACTGCTCCCCGAGTCGGTCTGGCAGCCCGTGCGCCTGCACGTCGCCGCCAAGCGCTACCTGTGCGCGGTGGACCCGGCCTATCACGCCAGCCTGTCCTGGGCCTCGCGGCAGAGCCTGGCGCTGCAGGGCGGCGCCTTCGACGAGCGCGGCGCAACCGCCTTCATCAGCGCGCCCTACGCGCAGGACGCCATCACCCTCCGCCGTCTGGACGACCTGGGCAAGGACCCGTCCATGCGTACCCCGGAGCTGGAACACTTCTTCCCACTGCTCGAACGCCTGCTGCGGGTTGATCGGTATCAGGCAGGGGCGCGCGCGGCGAGTTAA
- a CDS encoding heavy metal sensor histidine kinase translates to MLSARLSLGARLSLLFAACTAAVSLLAGIVFSRASEAHFVELDLQVMAGKLAIFRDTLTDVASPAQLQPHVAQLRQELERHPDLGLRLAGADGQSWFEQMPAMVTPGSPPAFRELQAPLDAQLPNGPQLTLVLDITHHQHFLQRMQQLIWLTMSLSALATALLGAWAARSSLRPLRRMSEVAAKVSAHSLTTRLDAEQMPQELRGLAAELNAMLARLEEAFQRLSAFSADIAHELRTPLTGLLTQTQVVLSRSRGLEDYREALHGNLEELERLTAMVNDMLFLAKADHGLLTPNSQPLELAAEVDELLEFYGPLAEEKAIRLERNGELRVQGDRALLRRVLANLLDNALRFTADGGIVLVRLGPGRLSVENPGQEIPAERLARLFDRFYRADPARREGQGEHAGLGLAICRSIVRAHGGEIRCESADGWTRFVIEFPQ, encoded by the coding sequence ATGCTGAGCGCCCGCCTCTCCCTGGGCGCACGCCTGAGCCTGCTGTTCGCCGCCTGCACCGCCGCCGTCTCGCTGCTGGCCGGTATCGTCTTCAGCCGCGCCAGCGAGGCGCACTTCGTCGAACTGGACCTCCAGGTGATGGCCGGCAAGCTGGCGATCTTCCGCGACACGCTCACGGATGTCGCCAGCCCCGCCCAGTTGCAGCCGCACGTTGCCCAACTGCGCCAGGAACTGGAGCGCCACCCTGACCTGGGCCTGCGCCTTGCAGGCGCCGACGGCCAGTCCTGGTTCGAGCAGATGCCGGCGATGGTCACGCCCGGCAGTCCGCCCGCCTTCCGCGAGTTGCAGGCACCGCTGGATGCCCAGTTGCCGAACGGCCCCCAACTGACCCTGGTGCTGGACATCACTCATCACCAGCACTTCCTGCAACGCATGCAGCAGTTGATCTGGCTGACCATGAGCCTCTCGGCGCTGGCCACCGCGCTGCTCGGCGCCTGGGCCGCGCGCAGCAGCCTGCGTCCGCTGCGGCGCATGAGCGAGGTGGCGGCGAAGGTCTCGGCGCACTCGCTGACCACCCGCCTGGACGCCGAACAGATGCCCCAGGAACTGCGCGGCCTGGCCGCGGAGCTGAATGCCATGCTGGCGCGCCTGGAGGAGGCCTTCCAGCGCTTGTCGGCGTTTTCCGCCGATATCGCCCATGAGCTGCGCACCCCGCTCACCGGGCTGTTGACCCAGACCCAGGTGGTGCTGTCGCGCTCACGCGGCCTGGAGGATTACCGCGAGGCGCTGCATGGCAACCTGGAGGAGCTGGAGCGGCTGACCGCGATGGTCAACGACATGCTGTTCCTGGCCAAGGCCGACCACGGCCTGCTCACCCCGAACAGCCAGCCGCTGGAGCTGGCCGCTGAAGTGGACGAGCTGCTGGAGTTCTACGGACCGCTGGCGGAGGAAAAGGCGATTCGCCTGGAGCGCAACGGCGAGCTGCGGGTGCAAGGCGACCGCGCCCTGCTGCGCCGCGTGCTGGCCAACCTGCTGGACAACGCGCTGCGCTTCACCGCCGACGGCGGCATTGTGCTCGTGCGGCTGGGGCCGGGGCGCCTGAGCGTGGAAAACCCCGGCCAGGAGATTCCCGCGGAACGCCTGGCGCGGCTGTTCGACCGTTTCTACCGCGCCGACCCGGCCCGCCGCGAGGGCCAGGGCGAGCACGCGGGGTTGGGCCTGGCGATCTGCCGGTCGATCGTGCGGGCTCATGGCGGGGAGATTCGTTGCGAGTCGGCTGATGGCTGGACGCGGTTCGTCATCGAATTCCCGCAGTAG
- a CDS encoding UTRA domain-containing protein — MPVEPVPHYLRIRDQLARDVADSALGPRLPPERELAERFGCTRVTLREALQQLETEGVLYRENRRGWFVSPPRIRYNPTRATGFMDYVQAQGRTPRTEVLSAERCSAGPVLARRMGLADDAEVFRVRRRRWVDERPVMLEEITLDASWCPGLLDEALDRSLTQVLRERLGLTLSRCELAMHPTALVEPQAVPLQLTPGSPGLYVERCSYVEDGRLVEWDQEFWRSDALEIVIDARFPD, encoded by the coding sequence ATGCCGGTCGAACCCGTTCCCCATTACCTGCGCATCCGCGACCAGTTGGCCCGGGACGTCGCCGATTCGGCCCTGGGGCCGCGCCTGCCGCCCGAGCGCGAGTTGGCCGAGCGTTTCGGTTGCACCCGCGTGACCCTGCGCGAGGCGCTGCAGCAGCTGGAAACCGAAGGCGTGCTGTACCGCGAGAATCGCCGTGGCTGGTTCGTATCCCCGCCGCGGATTCGCTACAACCCGACGCGCGCCACGGGGTTCATGGATTACGTCCAGGCCCAGGGGCGCACGCCGCGCACCGAGGTCTTGTCGGCCGAGCGCTGTTCCGCCGGCCCTGTGCTGGCTCGGCGGATGGGGTTGGCGGATGACGCCGAGGTGTTCCGGGTCCGCCGTCGCCGCTGGGTCGATGAGCGCCCGGTGATGCTGGAGGAGATCACGCTCGACGCCAGTTGGTGTCCCGGTCTGCTCGACGAGGCGCTGGACCGGTCGTTGACCCAGGTTCTGCGCGAACGCCTGGGGCTGACGCTGTCGCGCTGCGAGCTGGCGATGCATCCCACGGCGCTGGTCGAGCCCCAGGCCGTGCCGCTGCAGCTCACGCCCGGCTCGCCAGGCCTGTATGTGGAGCGCTGCAGCTACGTCGAAGATGGGCGTCTGGTGGAATGGGACCAGGAGTTCTGGCGCTCCGATGCGCTGGAAATTGTCATCGATGCACGCTTTCCGGACTGA
- a CDS encoding heavy metal response regulator transcription factor, with protein sequence MKLLIVEDEPRIGQYLQQGLSEAGFAVDLCTDGDDGLQLALSGEHDLLILDVMLPGRDGWQILQAVRKTGSAVPVLFLTARDAVEDRVRGLEQGADDYLVKPFAFVELLARVRTLLRRGGQQLQDTTLQLADLELDLLRRRVQRAGKRIDLTAKEFALLELLLRRSGEVLPKSLIASQVWDMNFDSDTNVIEVAIRRLRAKVDDDFPQRLIHTVRGMGYVLEERDPC encoded by the coding sequence ATGAAACTCCTGATCGTCGAAGACGAACCCCGCATCGGCCAATACCTGCAACAGGGCCTGAGCGAAGCCGGTTTCGCCGTGGATCTCTGCACGGACGGCGACGACGGCCTGCAACTGGCCCTCTCCGGCGAGCATGACCTGCTGATCCTCGATGTGATGTTGCCCGGCCGCGACGGCTGGCAGATCCTTCAGGCCGTGCGCAAGACCGGCAGCGCGGTGCCGGTGCTGTTCCTCACCGCGCGCGATGCGGTGGAAGACCGCGTGCGCGGCCTGGAGCAAGGCGCCGACGACTACCTGGTGAAACCCTTCGCCTTCGTCGAACTGCTCGCGCGGGTGCGTACCCTGCTGCGTCGGGGCGGTCAGCAGTTGCAGGACACCACTCTGCAACTGGCCGACCTGGAACTGGACCTGCTGCGCCGCCGGGTGCAGCGCGCCGGCAAGCGCATCGACCTGACCGCCAAGGAGTTCGCCCTGCTGGAACTGCTGCTGCGCCGCAGCGGCGAAGTGTTGCCCAAGTCGCTGATCGCCTCCCAGGTATGGGACATGAACTTCGACAGCGACACCAACGTCATCGAAGTCGCCATCCGCCGCCTGCGCGCCAAGGTCGACGACGACTTCCCGCAGCGCCTGATCCACACCGTGCGCGGCATGGGCTACGTGCTGGAAGAACGCGACCCATGCTGA
- a CDS encoding DUF4404 family protein, with protein sequence MPTQRLQQELQALREQLERQPPLTEDDRAALRALIKDIEMQLANEEALADETLTDSINLAVERFEASHPTLAGALRSIMQSLANMGI encoded by the coding sequence ATGCCGACACAACGCCTCCAGCAAGAACTCCAGGCCCTGCGCGAGCAACTGGAGCGCCAGCCACCGCTGACCGAAGATGACCGCGCCGCGTTACGGGCACTGATCAAGGACATCGAGATGCAGCTGGCCAACGAAGAGGCGCTGGCCGATGAGACCCTGACTGACAGCATCAACCTGGCGGTGGAGCGCTTCGAGGCAAGCCACCCGACCCTGGCCGGCGCCCTACGCTCGATCATGCAGAGTCTGGCGAACATGGGCATCTGA
- a CDS encoding ABC transporter permease, protein MSSELRANWVALGTIVYREVRRFLRIWPQTLLPPAITMVLYFVIFGNLIGRQIGDMGGFTYMQYIVPGLIMMSVITNSYGNVVSSFFGSKFQRNIEELLVSPVSPHTILLGFVAGGVLRGLAVGLIVTLLSLFFTSLQIHHIGITVLVVLLTATIFSMGGFVNAVFARNFDDISIIPTFVLTPLTYLGGVFYSITLLPPFWQTVSLANPILHMVNAFRYGILGVSDIRIGTAVIFMLVATVALYFFCVRLLVSGRGMRQ, encoded by the coding sequence ATGAGCAGCGAACTGCGCGCCAACTGGGTTGCCTTGGGCACCATCGTCTACCGCGAGGTTCGCCGCTTCCTGCGCATCTGGCCGCAGACCCTGCTGCCGCCAGCGATCACCATGGTTCTGTACTTCGTCATCTTCGGCAACCTGATCGGCCGGCAGATCGGCGACATGGGTGGCTTCACCTACATGCAGTACATCGTGCCGGGGCTGATCATGATGTCGGTGATCACCAACTCCTACGGCAACGTGGTGTCGAGCTTCTTCGGCAGCAAGTTCCAGCGCAACATCGAGGAGCTGCTGGTGTCGCCGGTATCGCCGCACACCATCCTCCTGGGCTTCGTCGCCGGCGGCGTGCTGCGCGGACTGGCGGTGGGGCTGATCGTCACCCTGTTGTCGCTGTTCTTCACCAGCCTGCAGATCCATCACATCGGCATCACCGTACTGGTGGTTCTGCTGACGGCGACCATCTTCTCCATGGGCGGCTTCGTCAACGCGGTGTTCGCGCGCAACTTCGACGACATCTCGATCATCCCGACCTTCGTGCTGACCCCGCTGACCTACCTGGGCGGGGTGTTCTACTCGATCACCCTGCTGCCGCCGTTCTGGCAGACGGTGTCGCTGGCCAACCCGATCCTGCACATGGTCAACGCCTTCCGCTACGGCATCCTCGGTGTGTCCGACATCCGCATCGGCACGGCGGTGATCTTCATGCTGGTGGCGACCGTGGCGCTGTATTTCTTCTGCGTGCGCCTGCTGGTGAGTGGACGGGGGATGCGGCAGTGA
- a CDS encoding HAD family phosphatase, with amino-acid sequence MPATAELPRFTSLLFGLSGDLVDFGARTLPVALQRTCPDCPPERLADALALPPQDALNHALGRSADGQERSRFQSALDEAAQAHAEATPSALDTLQALNKQGVPCAWLDELPSATTLHLATALDGQLAAGLDVGGRQWPAPDACWQALMQLGSPHLDGCVLVSGQPRLLQAGLNAGLWTIGLAASGPLCGHAPGDWDALTNLERDRLRAQATLGLYRLGVHSVIDHLGELDSCLQDIASRRLKGEKP; translated from the coding sequence ATGCCTGCCACTGCCGAGCTCCCGCGCTTCACCTCCCTGCTGTTCGGACTGTCCGGCGATCTGGTGGACTTCGGCGCAAGGACGCTGCCGGTCGCCCTGCAGCGCACCTGTCCCGACTGTCCGCCAGAACGCCTGGCCGACGCCCTCGCCCTGCCACCTCAGGACGCCCTCAACCACGCGCTGGGCCGCAGCGCCGATGGGCAGGAGCGCAGCCGCTTCCAGTCCGCCCTGGACGAAGCCGCCCAGGCCCACGCCGAAGCCACTCCCAGCGCCCTGGATACCTTGCAGGCGCTGAACAAGCAGGGCGTGCCCTGTGCCTGGCTCGACGAACTGCCAAGCGCCACCACGCTGCACCTGGCCACCGCGCTGGACGGACAGTTGGCCGCCGGACTGGACGTCGGCGGCCGCCAATGGCCGGCGCCGGATGCCTGCTGGCAGGCGCTGATGCAGCTGGGCAGCCCGCACCTGGACGGCTGCGTGCTGGTCAGCGGCCAGCCACGGCTGTTGCAGGCGGGCCTGAATGCCGGGCTGTGGACCATCGGCCTGGCCGCCAGCGGTCCGCTGTGCGGCCATGCACCGGGCGACTGGGACGCCCTGACGAACCTGGAGCGCGATCGCCTGCGCGCCCAGGCGACCCTCGGCCTGTACCGCCTCGGTGTGCATTCGGTCATCGATCACCTGGGCGAGCTGGATTCCTGCCTGCAGGACATCGCCAGCCGCCGCCTGAAAGGAGAAAAGCCATGA